The DNA segment TTACTATGTTTTTGTTCTTGAGTTGGGGAATGAATGCCCAATCAATAAAAGAAGAACAATTACAGGGTACTGTAGACATACATACAGATCAATATAAGCAAACAGTTTGGGGAATAGGCTTCGAGATTCAAAGTGATGCCATTGGTTCCGGAAATACTGGATTGCCAGAAGAAAGACACGCAGTGCCACACGATTTAACGCCAAGCGAGCGTGAACGTTTTGCAAAAGAAATGTTGGACGGTTTTCGATATTGTCGTTTAGCTGGTGGACTGTATTGGAGAGGACTGGATGCCGAAAAAAAATATTTAATGCCACGTTGGCCTGAGCAATTGGAAGAGCTGCGTCAGATGATGGAATGGGCTGGTGTTGAAGGTGTATCATTGGAGTATTGGTCGCCACCACCATATTGGAAAGCTAATTTGAAGTATGTAGGTAAGGGAAGTAAAGATAGGACTAACACCCTACGTTGTTTTGGACCGGACTTTGTAAATGATCCTGTATATAAGGGTGACACGGCTAAGTTTTTAAAAGAATATGGACAGGCGTGTGTAAAAGATATTGAGACGTTAAAAGAAGCAGGTATAAAAACAGTACAGTGGGGTATTAGCAATGAACCCTTTACTAATAATGCACAATATTCCTCGTGTAAGTTTTTTTCTGCCGAGGATTATATTAGAGCTTATGTTGCTTCAGCGAGTGCTGTTAGAAATTTAGATTCTACAATCTTGTTAATGAGTGATACAGAACCAGGTTATCCAAGAAAAATTGCTAAAGGAATGCACAGGCGTGAAGTGGCTGAGTTAGTAGATGCTTATGTGGTACATACCATTGGATGGGACTCAGAACGCGTTAAAAATGTTCATGAAAAAATCAGTAAAACATTGCCTAAGCGTCCTTGGTTTCAAAATGAATATGAGTATTTAAAAGGCAGTGCAAGTCCTGAACGCTGTTTAAATACTGCTCAACATATCATGAATTCATTTCAGTTGGGGCAAAATCCTACATGGTATTGGATTCATGCTCTAAAGCCTTTTAAGAATTCTGAAGCAAGTGGATATTCATTAGGTTTTTGGAAATCTCAATTGCCGGGTCATGAGCCAAAAAATATTGGAAAATATGAACGATGGGTTAAAGGTGATATTATAACTAAAATGCCTGAAATGTTCAAAAAAATGGAGTATCTGAATGGTATTCGTCCTTCAGATAAAGAACCTGGTGTGTATTATAGTTTTATTTTGAATCAACCTGCCACAGCTTATATGTTGGTTGATCAGGTAGGTGGGTATGAGCCAATAGGATGGACCAAGACAGAACTAAAGGTAGTTCGTTCGCAAGGAACTGATATTGTATATACCAAAAAGCTTAAGAAAGGAAATAATTCTGTTGCTAAACATGATGGAAAGAATGGAGATACTTATGGAGCTCCTCATGCTTTGTTCTTAGATGGTGAAGATATGCAAACCTTTGAAGTAGAGGTGGGAGTAAATAGTCCAATGAAGATTCGTTCAAAGGCTATGAAGTTAGAATTGGAGGCCGATAAAATGAAGCCAGGGAGTTGGATATATAATGATTTCAACTGGAATGCTGTAGGGAGTTTCGTAAAACGTATGCCATGGGATTGCAGAGTAATAGATTTAACTGAAAATAACTATCATAAAGATGCACGTGTTTTTGCATATGAAAAACCGAACGGAAAGCGAGTTGTCGTTGTATCTAATCGCACTGGAGCTGATTATACTTTTTATTTAAATACGGGTATTGATAGAGCAAAATGGATTGGTTATCGTTATACTCCTTGGGAAAGAGGAGAAAATACCATGGGTGTAAAAGTTGGGAATAAAAAAGGGAAAAGCTTTTCTGTAACATTGCCTGATTTGTCATGGGAATTTTGGGAAGAGCGTTAGGTTTCGTTTTTTTAACTTCAATAGAATTCCCTTCGTATAGTTGTATTCTCGGAGGCTCAATTTAAATGAAGGCAGAAATTATAGCTGGACTTGTCCAGCTATAATAAAGGAGCAATAGCATTGAAAATGATTAACCCGGCTTTCTCATAGATGATGGACGTAATACAAGTTTTCCTCTCATTGAAATAACTTTGTCAGAATAAGTTTTGACATCTCCTTCTTCAATTTGTTTTAAAAGCAAATCGGCCGATTTCTTGCCCATATCGAAATATTCTTGTTTGATTGTTGATAATGCTGGTTCAATTAACTCTGCGGATTTAGAATCTGAAAAACCAAAAAAACCTATTTCTTCAGGAATCTTGTATCCTTTATTCTTAAATTCTTTCATAGCTCCAATAGCCATAAAGTCATTGCATGAAAAAACGGCATCGGGAATATTATTACACTCAAGCATCTTTTGTGCAATTTTTTTTCCTCCTTCCACAGTGAAATGACCATCAAACAAATAAGAGTCATCAAAAGGTAACTTGTATTTTTTTAAGGCATCTTTATACCCTTTGATTCGTTTGTCTACAAAAGAAATTTCTTGGTCTGCATAAAGATGATGTATTTTTTTATATCCTTGTAATATAAGGTGTTCTGTTGCGAAGAAAGCACATTTGTAATCGTCTAAGATAACTTGGGGAGCAGGTATTTTATCGCTAACTCTATTAAAAAAAACCATAGGCATCTCTTGTTGTACAAGTTCTTGAAAGTGTTCAATGTTGGCTGTGTTTTTACACATAGAAATGATAAGTCCATCAACCATGTTTTCTTTCAACTTATTGAGTATATCTATTTCTGCTTTTTGATCCTCATTGGATATCATAATTAAGGCCTGATAGCCTGCTTTAATTAGGGTGTCTTGTATGCCTACAATAACTTTCGGGAAGAACATATTTGTAAATTCAGGTATCATAACACCGATTGTATAGGATCGTTTTTGGATTAATCTTTTCGCAATGGAGTTTGGAGTATATCCCATCTCTCTGGCTTTTTTTAGGATCATTTCCTTAGTATCCTTCCTTATATCGTATTTGTCATTGAATGCTCTGGAAATTGTTGCCACCGAAACATTTAATTCTTTTGCTATATCTTTAATAGTTATGTGTTTCATGCTTCAAATATAAGAATAAAGTATTTAACATTTGTTTGCATTTGACATAAACAGTGCATTTAGAACGTTTGTTTTTTAAACTTGCTTATTTCGAAATGAATGGTTTATTGCCCAAAATCCACATCTTCAATGATGAGATATGAGAAACAAAACGAATACCAACCTTGCGGTCGATTTGTTGGTGGTTGGGTATTTAAATGAGGATTACTTACTGATTCGAAATTACGAAATATGATTATGGAAAAATTGAGACCACTTGTGTTTGCTTGAATATGTTCTGTTGATTGATAATTAAACTCATCATGCTCACACCCGAAACCCTCATACCCTATAATTCATACCTTATACCCTTCAACTCGCCGATTTAATATCTTAAAGTTATGGTTTGTTATTTGTGGGAAGATAAGTAATTTAGGTGTTGCGTCTTTTGATTTAATTCTTCCAGGTGTGATTAACGGGTATGTATGGTATGGAGAGTATGAAGGTAGATCCGTGATTTTTTTTCGATTCAACTGTCAAATCACCACCCAAAAGGTTGGCATTTTCTTTTGATATGGATAATCCAAGCCCCAAGCCTCCATTTTTCCGTGATAATATTTTTTCTTCTTGCACAAAACGATCGAATATGTGTTTAATGTTATCTTTTGATATACCAACCCCTGAATCTTTTACGTATAAAATAAGCTTTTTTTCATTTATTTCATAACCTAATTTTATAAAACCCTGAGAGGTAAATTTAAGTGCATTTGTTAATAAGTTAATAAGTATCCTGTTTAAGATAGATTTATCACTTTTGATATGGGCTTTATTTTCAGGCAACGTGGTTTTAATGGTAAATGAAAGGCCTTTTTGTTTTGCCTTAATTGAAAATTGCGTGTGTAGTTCGCTCATAAAAGTGTTTAAACAAAAATAGGAAGAGTGGGTTTTTACCTGATTAGTTTCTAATCTCGACATTTCTAAAATATCATCGATAATTCGCAAAAGTTGAAAGCTTCCATTGATAATGATTTTAATGTAGTTATTCCTTTGCTCTTGATTTAGCGTATCGTCCTTTAGTAACTCAGAAAAACCCACCATGCTATTTATTGGTGTCCTTATTTCATGACTCATATTTAATAAAAATGCCAACTTTAACCGATCGCTTTCTTCGGCTCTCTCTTTTTCAATTTTAAGCTGTTTGTTTTGGGCTCTATATTCAGAATTTAATCGTTCATATTTTTCATTTTCCAATTTTAAATTCCGCTGACTTAATTTTTTTTTGTTGTTTGTGTATAATAGCAAAACCAATAAAGCGGTATAAGATATTAGGATAGCCAATAACCAATATATTTTTGCTTTATGTAATTCAAAAAAAGTAAACTTACGATGGTAAAAGACACTTGAAGAAGGTAGTCGTTTGTGAGAAATATTCCATCTCTTTAATTCTTTCCAATCATAATTGTATATATAGTCTGCTTTTTGATTTGGTATATGTTCTATATTTTGTCCATTAAAAATCTGCTTAATAACTTTTACTGCTTTAATTGCTTTTGAATTTGTAGAAACCACTAATCCACCCAAAATACCAGTCTTGGCTGCTAAGATATCAGAAAAACAAAAGACAGGGCGATTGCAGTTTGTAGCCAAATCCATGCTGAATTCCTTGGCCATTACCGATTTGCCATCTAAATCCTGTGTGAATGATAGGTGATAAACCAAGGAATTTTCAGGTAAGTTTTTTACTGAATCTAATAATGTATTTTTGCTTAAATTCGCTAAGTAGTTGAAAGAAATGGAATCTTTTAAATGGTTTATGTCACGGTTAAATAGTTTCAGTGTGTGATTAGATAATTCATTATGGGCTGTGATGACATATATTTTTTTTGTTTTAGGAAAAAGACTCAAAGCATGCTCAATCATTGGTTTAAAATAATATTCATGATTAATTACAATGGCATTAGGTAAGTCTTTCGCTGTTTTATTAGAAACATCAATTAATACTTTAGGAATATCAGGAAAGAGGTTTCTTTCAATGATAAATTGAACTGCGTTGATTTTACAGAGTACGATAACATCGGGTAAGTCATTTTGGTATTTATAACGAAGTGAATTCTCTAAGATATTTTTGTATTCTTCTGATTTGTAGAGTATTAAATCGGTGTATTCCGAGGCTAATTCAATGTCAAAGGTAGTAATGTGTTTAAGAGATTCCTTAAATTGATTGTTAAAAACATTGTTCCAGGGGCGAACTTCTTCTAATGAATGGATGATTAAAATTTTTTTGAACGTTACATTATTTTTTTTTGAATACCCTAATAGTGCGAATGGTGTCAATGCTAATATAATTAGTGTTGTTTTATTCATTATTCCACGCTTTCTTTATCTATCCTAGAGGATATCAGTACCAATTTGGATGATTAAATAATTTTTAACCCTAAAAAATGTATTAGAATATTTATTGCAACGTTAAAAACGTTGTCAGTTAACTTATTTAAATCTATCATAGCGGAGCTATGCATTCTTTTAACAAGCTTTTGGTTGGGTGTACTTTTATACTCATAATAAAGTTCTAATGTGTTGTTGTGGTTAAATAGTATTAAAGGAATTGTGATTCATTAAAAAATGATCTTTTAAGAAATCAAAATATACAAGATTTATTAGATAAATGCAATATATTAGTCCATTATGTTCTTTTTTTCAAATCATTAAAGATCATATAATGGCAAATAATAGGTTTGTGGTAAAACAGGAGGAGCTTACCTTTAACTTTGTGTTGTAAAAAATATGATGTTGTAATACAATATAATATTGGGAAGTGGTAATGGTTATTAATGAGAGAATAGACTTGTTTATTTTGTGATTTCTCTTCTTGATAATTTACAATACATTTCTTGTTCCGGTGAAATTAGTTCTAAATTCACTGGGAGTACAATCTTGTTTTTTGCGGAATATGCGGTTAAAATTTGAAATATTATTGAAGCCACATTCAAAGCAAATTTCAGAAATGCTTTTGTTGGTTTCGATTAAAGACCTAGTTGCAATGCCCAGCCTAATTTCGTTTACAAAATCAACGAAGGACTTGCCGGTGCGTTGTTTGATCAAACGACTGAAAGAGACTACAGACATGTTAATTAGCTGGGCTGCATCTTCAACTTTAAGTTTTTGAGCATAATTCTCCTTGATGTAATTATATACTGTTTCAATTCTTTCGCTATTATGGAAATCGCTTTGGCGCTGAAAGGCTACGTTGGTTAATAATTGCTGGTCACGAGAAATGGCTAAATCGTATAGTAAGGACTGGAATTCAAGAAAGCTATCAAAACCTCTTTTTTTACTTAACTCAAACAATTTTGGCTCTATTAGTTTAATGGTTTCTTGGGAGAAAAGAATTCCCCTATTGGCGTTGATAAAAAGTTCTTTGATAGGTTTTAATAGGTTTCGGTTGGATAAAGCCTCGTCAAAAAGCTCACGTGGAAACTGAATAGTGATCTCGTGAATATCATCTTCGGGATTATAATGCCCATTTTCCCAACCGTGATAAAGGTTAGGACCGGCCATTACCAATTCTTTATCTTGAATTTCGCCAATATGATCACCAACTATTCGTTTGGCTCGCTTTGCATTAGCAATATAGTTGATTTCAAACTCAGGGTGAAAATGCAAAGGAAAATCGAAGCCTTTTCTTACTCTGTCAAATATTAAAAAACAATCATTTTCTTTTAGGGGAGTAATTTCTCTATGTATATGATCTTTCATTTATATAGGTGTAAAAATAATCACTTGTTATTTATAATAGTATTGGTAATATTCCAAAAAACAATGTAAATATAATAAAAATAGTTGTGCATATTGTTAATAAATGTAATTATATGTGTGAGTTAATATAGTTGGTTATTGATTTAATTATTTGGTAATTAATAGTTAAGCAAGTGTTTGTCTGGGAGGCGATATATTGTGTGTTTGTATTTAAGTGAAATATTGGTGAAATAATAGTATTGATGAATGATATAAAACTATTTGATGTGGCTTATGATGGAGTATATATTTGCAATAATGATTTATTTCCGGAAATCTGATTAGTGAAATGTATAATTAAATCTTAGAAAACAGATGAATATGAAAAGGAATCTGCGATTATTCTTGACGCTGCTAATAATGTCTACCTGCTGGGTAGCATTTGCACAGGAAAGATCCATAAGCGGAGAGGTAGTTGATTCGAATGGAGAATCGATGCCAGGAGTTTCTATTGTAGTAAAAGGAACTACCAATGGAACTATTACCAATGTTGATGGTAAGTATGTTGTGAGTAATGTGTCGGAAGATGCTACTTTGGTTTTTTCATTTATTGGCTTTGATGCACAGGAAATACCTGTAAAAGGGAAAAGCAATATTAATGTAACATTGGCAGCTTCTGTACAGGATATTGACGAAGTTGTGGTGGTGGGTTATGGTTCGTTACGTAAAAGTGATTTAACTGGAGCTGTAGCAAAAGTGGGAGGAGAAGAGCTTAAAGGACCATCTACACCCGATGCGGTTCAGGCTTTGCAAGGAAAAGTTGCAGGTGTAAATATTACACCTAGCTCAGGAGAGCCGGGAGCTGGTATGAATATTAGTATCCGTGGTACTGGTTCATGGAGTAATTCTTCACCTTTATATGTGGTAGATGGATTTCCGATGAGCGATTTAAGCTCTGTAGATCCTGCTAATATTGAAAGTATCGAAATTTTAAAAGATGCATCGGCAACCGCCATTTATGGTTCGCGTGGTGCCAATGGAGTTGTGCTTGTATCTACCAAACAAGGTAAAGAAGGTAAAATGCAATTTGAGGTTTCTGCATATGGTGGAGCACAATGGACTTCTAACACCATTGATATGGTAACGGCTTCTGAATTTGCTACTTTACGTTTAGAGGCTTATGCCAACGATGGTGCTTCGGTTCCTTCGGATGAACAGCGTATATTAAATGAGGTAATTGCCAACAATAGCAAAGGAACTGATTGGCAAGATGAAATGTTTAGAATAGCACCTATTCAAAACTACTCTATTTCGGCCCGTGGAGGTAGTGAAAAAAGCACATATAATCTAGGTGTTACTTATTTTAACCAGGAAGGTTTAATTAAGAATAGTGGAATGAAGAAGTTATATACTTACATCAATAATAAGTATAATTTCACTGAAAAAGTAAGTTTGGATGCCAATATTTCATATTCTACTTACAAAAAGAATAATCATAATAACGATAGTTTCAGCGGTGCTTTACCAGTAGGAATTCGGATGGATCCTTTAACGCCTGCGTGGGATGATTTTACAAATAATTATGGTTCGCGTTTCATGGGAGGAGTTGTTGTAACGAACCCTATGCGTGCAATTGATGCTTCTAAAGATCAAACAAAGGGCGATCATCGTTTGGTGTCTAACTTTACCTTGAATATTGATGATATTTTTGTTGAAGGATTAAGTTTTAGAACAATGGGAGCAGCACAGCTAACATTCTTTAATTCTAAAAACTATTACGAAGAGTATTATATTGCAGTGGATCAGCGAAACGATCTAAGCTCGTTGTATGAGCAACGTGGTAGCAATACCGCATTAACCTGGAATGGATTTTTTAATTATGTAAAAAGAACGGGTAATCATAGTATCAATGCTACATTGGGTTCTGAGGTGCAAGTCTTTAAGACCAGTAATATTTCGGGTACAAGATATGATATTCCAGGTGTCCAGGACTTAATGTACTTCGACCAATCTAAAGATCCGGTTAATTTTCAGTTAAATGGTGAAGGCGAAGAAAATAGAATATTATCTTATTTTGCACGTGCCAACTACTCTTTTAAAGATAAATATTTATTTACAGCAACTATTCGTGCTGATGGTTCTTCTAAATTTCACGAAGATCAACGTTGGGGATATTTCCCTTCATTTTCTGCAGGTTGGAATATAAAAGAAGAACCCTTTATGCAAGATATTGATGTTCTTACGCGCTTGAAGTTTCGAGGAGGTTGGGGACAAGTGGGTAATGCCAATGCGGTAGGAGCCTGGAATTACTTGTCGCTAATGAGCTTGGGATATACTTATGTGTTTGGAGAATCGGCTGCCGAAGGTGCCAAAGCAGCTGTATTAAGTAATAAGGACTTAAAGTGGGAAGTGTCTGAACAAATGAACCTAGGTTTAGATATCGGTTTATTTGACCAGCGCTTAGGTGTAACTTTAGATTGGTTTGACAGACGTACCAATGATATGCAAATCAGTAAGCCTATTCCTTATTATGTAGGAGCCGGACGACCTGTAGTGAATGCTGCTTCTATGAAAAACGCCGGTTTTGAATTTACGGTGGGCTGGAACGATAAAAAAGGTGACTTTAAATATGATATTAGCTTAAATGGCTCCATAGTAAATCAGGAAATTACTGATATGGCTGGTGGAGAAGCTATATCTGGTGGTCGTATGAATGGATGGGCCGGAAACGCAGAGTTCACTACTCGTACCGAAAAAGGTTACGAAATTGGATATTTCTATGGCATTAAAACAGATGGAATCTTTACTTCGCAACAAGAACTAGATGCGTATACGAAAGATGGAAATCCAATTCAACCGAATGCTGAAATTGGAGATGTGAAGTTTGTAGATGATAATGATGACGGTAAGATAGATGGTGAGGATCGTGCTTATTTAGGAAGTGCTGCACCTGATTTTTCTGGAGGTTTAAATCTTGGTTTAGAATATAAAGGAATTGATTTTCGTGCTTCTTTAGTCGGTGTATTTGGTAACGAAATTGTGAATGGTATCAACTATTGGATTAATACTTCAGGTGTACTTTCTAATTATCGTACAGATAGATTAGACCGCTGGTCTGCTGATAACCCTACTGGTACGGAGCCAAGAATGACAGCGGCAGATGCCAACCAAAATAGTCGCTTCTCAGATCGTTATGTAGAGGATGGTTCTTATGTTCGTTTACGTAATGTTCAGTTAGGTTATTCACTACCAAAGTCTATTATTGCTCCATTAAAACTTTCAAAAGTTCGTATTTATATGTCATGTGATAACTTGTTAACCTTCACAAGTTACTCTGGTTGGACACCTGAACTCGGAAACTTAGATGGTGCTAATCTCGCTCCGGGAGTCGATTATGCAACCTATCCAACACCTGTGATTTTAACAGGTGGTATCAATGTTAATTTCTAAATTGAAAAATAGATAGAGATGAAAAAGTTATTATATATAAGTGCAATACTCACTACCTTCATGGTTACGGCTTGTTCCGATTTTTTGGAAGTAGACCCAATTGCACGCGAAACAGAAGAAAATTTCTTTGAAACACCCGATAACGCCATACTTGCCATCAACGGTATTTACGATGTTATTGGGCAATCGGAAGGTTCAGGTCATGATGGACAATGGTTAACGCATAATTATGAGTTCTTCTTTGGTGATTTATTGGCTGATGATGCAGAAAAAGGATCTAAAGAGGCTGATTTACAAACTGTTCAAGATATGGTTGAGTGGAGGCCTGGAACTTCTAATAGTGTATTAGAATCTGTTTGGATAAAATGTTTTGATGGAATATACAGAGCTAATATAGCTTTAAAATGGTTGCCACAAAGTTCTTTGGATGCGGATTTAAAGTCGCGTTTAGAGGGTGAGGCTTATTTTCTTAAGGGATATTTTTATTTTTATTTGGTTCGTGTATTTGGTGGTGTGCCATTATTCGATGAGCCTGTAGAATCAGGTGAGTTCGGTACTATTCCACGTGCATCATATCATGAGACTTTTGAATATGCGGCTTTGCATTTTGAAAAAGCAATAGAACGCTTACCGAATAAATCGGATTATGCCAGTAGCGATATGGGACGTGCCACACTAGGTGCTGCACAGGGATATTTAGCTCGTCTTCGTATGTATCAAATTAGTATGGATGCTGAGGCAACGGTAACATATCAAGATGTCAAAGAATTGACTTCTGCTATTATCGGCTCAGGGCAATATTCCCTAATGACTAATTATGCACAGTTGTTTGAGTTTATTGGAGAAAATGGCAGTGAGTCTATTTTTGAATTACAGATGGTTGAAGGGAGTACAGCCAATGCTCCAGCAAAAACAGGAACTAACCTAAGTCAGTTTACGGGTAACCGTGGTGATTGGGGATGGGGATTCCAGAATCCAACCCAGGATTTAGTGGATGCATTCGAAAGCCAAGACCCTCGTTTAAGTTGTTCAATTTATGGTCCTGCATACAATGGAGGGGTCGTTCAGGGAGCTGCTTATGATTATAAGATGGAGGAAATGATGACGCCGTACTTAAATAGAAAAACAGCTTTGGCTGATGCTGAAAAACCTTCTATTACCAAAAGTAGTGCTTATAATATCCGTAAGATGCGTTATGCCGAGATTCTTCTATTACATGCCGAGGTTGAAATTGAATTAGGTAATTATATAGCAGCTGAAGATATTATTGAGTCTATTAGAGCTCGTGCCCGTACAAGTACTATGGCGCGTGGTTTTGCCGAAGGGCAGTTAAGCTACCCTTCAACAGGTTGGGGAGGGAACCTTCCTTATTTAGGCTTGCCTACAGAAAGAGATGCTGCCATAGATTTATTGCTGAAAGAGAAACGTGTTGAAATGGCCAATGAGGGTCTGCGTTTTTGGGATTTAGTGCGTCACGGTAAGTATTTAGATATGTTAGACCATAAGCAAGCTACCTTTAAAAATAACGATGGCAGTCTTCGTTATGAAAGTGTAAACTTAAGAGCGAATTGTTTAGAGAAATGTATTGATGGTAAAAATGGGGTAAAAGTACCATTGATGCCAATTCCGGAATCAGAAGTAAATGATTGGGACTTAACTCAAAATAAA comes from the Saccharicrinis fermentans DSM 9555 = JCM 21142 genome and includes:
- a CDS encoding RagB/SusD family nutrient uptake outer membrane protein → MKKLLYISAILTTFMVTACSDFLEVDPIARETEENFFETPDNAILAINGIYDVIGQSEGSGHDGQWLTHNYEFFFGDLLADDAEKGSKEADLQTVQDMVEWRPGTSNSVLESVWIKCFDGIYRANIALKWLPQSSLDADLKSRLEGEAYFLKGYFYFYLVRVFGGVPLFDEPVESGEFGTIPRASYHETFEYAALHFEKAIERLPNKSDYASSDMGRATLGAAQGYLARLRMYQISMDAEATVTYQDVKELTSAIIGSGQYSLMTNYAQLFEFIGENGSESIFELQMVEGSTANAPAKTGTNLSQFTGNRGDWGWGFQNPTQDLVDAFESQDPRLSCSIYGPAYNGGVVQGAAYDYKMEEMMTPYLNRKTALADAEKPSITKSSAYNIRKMRYAEILLLHAEVEIELGNYIAAEDIIESIRARARTSTMARGFAEGQLSYPSTGWGGNLPYLGLPTERDAAIDLLLKEKRVEMANEGLRFWDLVRHGKYLDMLDHKQATFKNNDGSLRYESVNLRANCLEKCIDGKNGVKVPLMPIPESEVNDWDLTQNKGY
- a CDS encoding SusC/RagA family TonB-linked outer membrane protein; translation: MKRNLRLFLTLLIMSTCWVAFAQERSISGEVVDSNGESMPGVSIVVKGTTNGTITNVDGKYVVSNVSEDATLVFSFIGFDAQEIPVKGKSNINVTLAASVQDIDEVVVVGYGSLRKSDLTGAVAKVGGEELKGPSTPDAVQALQGKVAGVNITPSSGEPGAGMNISIRGTGSWSNSSPLYVVDGFPMSDLSSVDPANIESIEILKDASATAIYGSRGANGVVLVSTKQGKEGKMQFEVSAYGGAQWTSNTIDMVTASEFATLRLEAYANDGASVPSDEQRILNEVIANNSKGTDWQDEMFRIAPIQNYSISARGGSEKSTYNLGVTYFNQEGLIKNSGMKKLYTYINNKYNFTEKVSLDANISYSTYKKNNHNNDSFSGALPVGIRMDPLTPAWDDFTNNYGSRFMGGVVVTNPMRAIDASKDQTKGDHRLVSNFTLNIDDIFVEGLSFRTMGAAQLTFFNSKNYYEEYYIAVDQRNDLSSLYEQRGSNTALTWNGFFNYVKRTGNHSINATLGSEVQVFKTSNISGTRYDIPGVQDLMYFDQSKDPVNFQLNGEGEENRILSYFARANYSFKDKYLFTATIRADGSSKFHEDQRWGYFPSFSAGWNIKEEPFMQDIDVLTRLKFRGGWGQVGNANAVGAWNYLSLMSLGYTYVFGESAAEGAKAAVLSNKDLKWEVSEQMNLGLDIGLFDQRLGVTLDWFDRRTNDMQISKPIPYYVGAGRPVVNAASMKNAGFEFTVGWNDKKGDFKYDISLNGSIVNQEITDMAGGEAISGGRMNGWAGNAEFTTRTEKGYEIGYFYGIKTDGIFTSQQELDAYTKDGNPIQPNAEIGDVKFVDDNDDGKIDGEDRAYLGSAAPDFSGGLNLGLEYKGIDFRASLVGVFGNEIVNGINYWINTSGVLSNYRTDRLDRWSADNPTGTEPRMTAADANQNSRFSDRYVEDGSYVRLRNVQLGYSLPKSIIAPLKLSKVRIYMSCDNLLTFTSYSGWTPELGNLDGANLAPGVDYATYPTPVILTGGINVNF
- a CDS encoding sensor histidine kinase — protein: MNKTTLIILALTPFALLGYSKKNNVTFKKILIIHSLEEVRPWNNVFNNQFKESLKHITTFDIELASEYTDLILYKSEEYKNILENSLRYKYQNDLPDVIVLCKINAVQFIIERNLFPDIPKVLIDVSNKTAKDLPNAIVINHEYYFKPMIEHALSLFPKTKKIYVITAHNELSNHTLKLFNRDINHLKDSISFNYLANLSKNTLLDSVKNLPENSLVYHLSFTQDLDGKSVMAKEFSMDLATNCNRPVFCFSDILAAKTGILGGLVVSTNSKAIKAVKVIKQIFNGQNIEHIPNQKADYIYNYDWKELKRWNISHKRLPSSSVFYHRKFTFFELHKAKIYWLLAILISYTALLVLLLYTNNKKKLSQRNLKLENEKYERLNSEYRAQNKQLKIEKERAEESDRLKLAFLLNMSHEIRTPINSMVGFSELLKDDTLNQEQRNNYIKIIINGSFQLLRIIDDILEMSRLETNQVKTHSSYFCLNTFMSELHTQFSIKAKQKGLSFTIKTTLPENKAHIKSDKSILNRILINLLTNALKFTSQGFIKLGYEINEKKLILYVKDSGVGISKDNIKHIFDRFVQEEKILSRKNGGLGLGLSISKENANLLGGDLTVESKKNHGSTFILSIPYIPVNHTWKN
- a CDS encoding glycoside hydrolase family 30 beta sandwich domain-containing protein, translated to MYKSEILIITMFLFLSWGMNAQSIKEEQLQGTVDIHTDQYKQTVWGIGFEIQSDAIGSGNTGLPEERHAVPHDLTPSERERFAKEMLDGFRYCRLAGGLYWRGLDAEKKYLMPRWPEQLEELRQMMEWAGVEGVSLEYWSPPPYWKANLKYVGKGSKDRTNTLRCFGPDFVNDPVYKGDTAKFLKEYGQACVKDIETLKEAGIKTVQWGISNEPFTNNAQYSSCKFFSAEDYIRAYVASASAVRNLDSTILLMSDTEPGYPRKIAKGMHRREVAELVDAYVVHTIGWDSERVKNVHEKISKTLPKRPWFQNEYEYLKGSASPERCLNTAQHIMNSFQLGQNPTWYWIHALKPFKNSEASGYSLGFWKSQLPGHEPKNIGKYERWVKGDIITKMPEMFKKMEYLNGIRPSDKEPGVYYSFILNQPATAYMLVDQVGGYEPIGWTKTELKVVRSQGTDIVYTKKLKKGNNSVAKHDGKNGDTYGAPHALFLDGEDMQTFEVEVGVNSPMKIRSKAMKLELEADKMKPGSWIYNDFNWNAVGSFVKRMPWDCRVIDLTENNYHKDARVFAYEKPNGKRVVVVSNRTGADYTFYLNTGIDRAKWIGYRYTPWERGENTMGVKVGNKKGKSFSVTLPDLSWEFWEER
- a CDS encoding LacI family DNA-binding transcriptional regulator → MKHITIKDIAKELNVSVATISRAFNDKYDIRKDTKEMILKKAREMGYTPNSIAKRLIQKRSYTIGVMIPEFTNMFFPKVIVGIQDTLIKAGYQALIMISNEDQKAEIDILNKLKENMVDGLIISMCKNTANIEHFQELVQQEMPMVFFNRVSDKIPAPQVILDDYKCAFFATEHLILQGYKKIHHLYADQEISFVDKRIKGYKDALKKYKLPFDDSYLFDGHFTVEGGKKIAQKMLECNNIPDAVFSCNDFMAIGAMKEFKNKGYKIPEEIGFFGFSDSKSAELIEPALSTIKQEYFDMGKKSADLLLKQIEEGDVKTYSDKVISMRGKLVLRPSSMRKPG
- a CDS encoding helix-turn-helix domain-containing protein — protein: MKDHIHREITPLKENDCFLIFDRVRKGFDFPLHFHPEFEINYIANAKRAKRIVGDHIGEIQDKELVMAGPNLYHGWENGHYNPEDDIHEITIQFPRELFDEALSNRNLLKPIKELFINANRGILFSQETIKLIEPKLFELSKKRGFDSFLEFQSLLYDLAISRDQQLLTNVAFQRQSDFHNSERIETVYNYIKENYAQKLKVEDAAQLINMSVVSFSRLIKQRTGKSFVDFVNEIRLGIATRSLIETNKSISEICFECGFNNISNFNRIFRKKQDCTPSEFRTNFTGTRNVL